A genome region from Hevea brasiliensis isolate MT/VB/25A 57/8 chromosome 7, ASM3005281v1, whole genome shotgun sequence includes the following:
- the LOC110659777 gene encoding probable WRKY transcription factor 15 isoform X1 gives MAVDLMMAFRNDGFVTKLEENAVQEAASGLESVNKLIRLLSQQNQEKLQSSSSPSSTSRSSMDIDMDCKAAADVAVSKFKKVISLLGRTRTGHARFRRAPVATPLSHSQISQENQVLDSKVYYATPIQQIPPPPPVPNHYYHDFSSMAVMPKNNGVISDKKESSTTINFSYPSAGNSFASSLTGDATDSKQLSSSSAFQIQITNMSQVSSAGKPPLSSSSLKRKCSSENLGSGKCSGSSGRCHCSKKSRKLRLRRVVRVPAISLKMADIPPDDYSWRKYGQKPIKGSPHPRGYYKCSSVRGCPARKHVERALDDPSMLVVTYEGEHSHTLSIAETTNLILESS, from the exons CGCAGTCCAAGAGGCTGCTTCAGGTCTCGAGAGTGTCAACAAGCTCATCAGATTGCTCTCGCAGCAAAATCAAGAAAAGCTTCAATCTTCATCATCACCTTCTTCGACCTCAAGATCTTCAATGGATATAGACATGGATTGCAAGGCAGCTGCAGATGTTGCCGTTTCTAAATTCAAGAAAGTTATTTCTCTTCTGGGTCGAACCAGGACCGGCCATGCTCGCTTTAGAAGAGCTCCTGTGGCTACTCCTCTGAGCCACAGCCAAATTAgccaagaaaatcaagttcttgACAGTAAGGTTTATTATGCTACGCCGATCCAGCagattcctcctcctcctccggtTCCTAATCATTATTACCATGATTTTTCTTCTATGGCGGTGATGCCAAAGAATAATGGGGTGATTAGTGATAAGAAAGAATCGTCTACCACCATCAATTTTTCTTATCCCTCAGCTGGGAACTCCTTTGCGTCTTCCTTGACGGGTGATGCGACAGATAGTAAACAGCTATCGTCTTCATCAGCGTTTCAGATTCAGATTACCAATATGTCTCAGGTTTCATCAGCTGGAAAGCCTCCcctttcttcatcttccttgAAGAGGAAGTGTAGCTCTGAAAATCTGGGTTCTGGCAAGTGCAGTGGATCGTCTGGTCGGTGCCATTGCTCTAAGAAGAG CAGAAAGTTGAGACTGAGGAGAGTGGTGAGGGTTCCAGCAATTAGCCTGAAGATGGCTGATATTCCACCAGATGATTACTCCTGGAGAAAATATGGACAAAAACCCATTAAAGGGTCTCCACATCCTAG AGGCTACTACAAGTGCAGTAGCGTCAGAGGTTGCCCAGCACGTAAGCATGTGGAGAGAGCTTTAGACGATCCATCAATGCTCGTTGTCACCTACGAAGGAGAGCACAGTCACACTCTCTCCATTGCAGAGACAACCAATCTCATCTTAGAATCCTCATAG
- the LOC110650119 gene encoding probable inactive receptor kinase At5g67200, with the protein MVEPATFSSPSNAMLLLPLFLIFTAAAPTPSLSQTTGYLLPPDAVSLLSFKSKADLDNKLLFAINERFDYCQWQGVKCAQGRVVRFFLQGFSLRGTFAPYTLTRLDQLRVLSLENNSLSGPIPDLSPLVNLKSLFLSHNSFSGSFPPSILLLHRLHVLDLSYNNLTGHIPVQLSALDRLSSLRLEWNRFYGSLPPLNQSFLIFFNVSVNNLTGPIPVTPTLSKFDTSSFSLNPDLCGEIINKECTRVRSPFFDWPSSSNATSPMAPLDQSAQAEGGAGVVVLSPSSPQKHKRTTAFLSFAVGVSVLIVSLLCIFFALVNKQSKQTNSKEKQPAAAASATEAANSIHTNSTADDQAIKEYGEVVVYSKTKEIEVQQVRRAEKSGGLVFCGGQTQMYTLEQLMRASAELLGRGTIGTTYKAVLDNQLIVTVKRLDASKSAITSSDAFEGLMEAVGGLRHPNLVLIMAYFQAKGERLVIYDYQPNGSLFNLIHGSRSTRAKPLHWTSCLKIAEDVAQGLAYIHQASKLVHGNLKSSNILLGADFEACITDYCLSALADTSTEDPDSIACKAPETRKSNSRATAKSDVYAFGVLLLELLTGKHPSHHPFLAPTDMLNWVRAVREDNCVEDNQLGMLTEVASVCSLISPEQRPAMWQVLKMIHEIKESVMVEENAPPGYS; encoded by the exons ATGGTAGAACCCGCTACTTTCTCTTCTCCCTCAAATGCGATGCTGCTCCTTCCTCTCTTCCTCATCTTCACCGCCGCCGCCCCTACTCCCTCTCTCTCCCAGACCACAGGCTACCTCCTCCCACCTGACGCCGTTTCTCTTCTTTCTTTCAAGTCCAAGGCCGACTTGGACAACAAGCTTCTCTTTGCTATCAATGAGCGCTTCGACTACTGCCAGTGGCAAGGCGTCAAGTGCGCCCAGGGTCGCGTCGTTCGCTTCTTCCTCCAAGGTTTCTCTCTCCGTGGCACCTTCGCTCCCTACACTCTCACCCGCCTCGACCAGCTACGAGTCCTCAGTCTTGAGAACAACTCTCTCTCCGGTCCCATTCCCGACCTCTCCCCTCTCGTTAACTTGAAATCCCTCTTTTTGAGTCACAATTCATTCTCTGGATCTTTCCCGCCTTCTATTTTGTTGCTTCATAGGCTCCATGTTCTTGATCTTTCTTATAATAATCTCACCGGTCACATTCCGGTTCAGTTGTCTGCTCTCGACCGGCTCAGCTCGCTTCGTCTAGAGTGGAACCGATTCTACGGTTCGCTACCGCCATTGAACCagtcttttcttatttttttcaaTGTTTCCGTGAATAATCTCACGGGGCCAATTCCTGTTACGCCTACTCTTTCCAAGTTTGATACGTCGTCGTTTTCCCTCAACCCGGATCTCTGCGGTGAGATCATCAACAAGGAGTGTACTAGGGTGCGCTCTCCCTTTTTTGATTGGCCATCATCGTCCAATGCCACCTCGCCAATGGCACCGCTAGACCAAAGTGCGCAGGCGGAAGGCGGAGCTGGTGTAGTAGTTTTGTCTCCGTCGTCACCGCAGAAGCACAAGAGAACTACTGCTTTTCTGAGTTTCGCTGTTGGTGTATCGGTATTAATCGTATCTCTTTTATGCATCTTTTTTGCTTTGGTCAATAAACAGAGCAAACAAACAAATTCGAAGGAGAAACAGCCGGCGGCAGCAGCATCTGCAACCGAGGCTGCGAATTCGATTCATACAAACTCGACAGCTGATGATCAAGCTATTAAAGAATATGGGGAAGTTGTAGTATATTCGAAAACGAAGGAAATTGAAGTACAGCAAGTGAGAAGAGCGGAGAAGAGTGGTGGTTTGGTGTTTTGTGGAGGGCAGACACAGATGTACACATTGGAGCAGCTAATGAGAGCATCAGCGGAGTTGCTGGGGAGAGGAACGATAGGGACTACGTATAAGGCTGTGCTCGATAATCAGCTGATAGTGACGGTGAAGAGGCTTGATGCGAGTAAGAGTGCCATTACGAGTAGCGATGCCTTCGAAGGGCTTATGGAAGCTGTGGGTGGGCTTCGCCACCCGAACTTGGTACTGATCATGGCATACTTCCAGGCCAAGGGAGAGAGGCttgttatatatgattatcaacCCAATGGCAGCCTCTTCAATCTCATTCACG GTTCAAGATCAACAAGAGCGAAGCCTCTTCACTGGACATCATGCTTAAAGATAGCAGAAGATGTGGCCCAGGGTCTTGCCTATATCCACCAAGCATCAAAGCTCGTTCATGGCAACCTGAAATCTTCCAACATTCTGCTCGGAGCTGATTTTGAGGCCTGCATCACAGACTATTGCCTTTCTGCCCTTGCAGACACTTCTACTGAAGATCCTGATTCCATAGCATGTAAAGCACCTGAGACCCGCAAATCTAACAGTCGAGCCACTGCCAAATCTGATGTGTATGCATTTGGTGTCCTATTACTCGAGCTTTTGACTGGTAAACATCCATCACACCATCCATTCCTTGCACCCACTGATATGTTGAACTGGGTCAGAGCAGTGAGGGAAGATAATTGTGTGGAAGATAACCAGCTAGGAATGCTTACAGAAGTCGCCAGTGTTTGTAGCTTGATATCTCCAGAACAAAGACCAGCAATGTGGCAAGTGTTGAAGATGATACATGAAATAAAGGAAAGTGTCATGGTAGAGGAGAATGCACCTCCTGGATATTCGTAG
- the LOC110659777 gene encoding probable WRKY transcription factor 15 isoform X2, producing the protein MAVDLMMAFRNDGFVTKLEENAVQEAASGLESVNKLIRLLSQQNQEKLQSSSSPSSTSRSSMDIDMDCKAAADVAVSKFKKVISLLGRTRTGHARFRRAPVATPLSHSQISQENQVLDSKVYYATPIQQIPPPPPVPNHYYHDFSSMAVMPKNNGVISDKKESSTTINFSYPSAGNSFASSLTGDATDSKQLSSSSAFQIQITNMSQVSSAGKPPLSSSSLKRKCSSENLGSGKCSGSSGRCHCSKKRKLRLRRVVRVPAISLKMADIPPDDYSWRKYGQKPIKGSPHPRGYYKCSSVRGCPARKHVERALDDPSMLVVTYEGEHSHTLSIAETTNLILESS; encoded by the exons CGCAGTCCAAGAGGCTGCTTCAGGTCTCGAGAGTGTCAACAAGCTCATCAGATTGCTCTCGCAGCAAAATCAAGAAAAGCTTCAATCTTCATCATCACCTTCTTCGACCTCAAGATCTTCAATGGATATAGACATGGATTGCAAGGCAGCTGCAGATGTTGCCGTTTCTAAATTCAAGAAAGTTATTTCTCTTCTGGGTCGAACCAGGACCGGCCATGCTCGCTTTAGAAGAGCTCCTGTGGCTACTCCTCTGAGCCACAGCCAAATTAgccaagaaaatcaagttcttgACAGTAAGGTTTATTATGCTACGCCGATCCAGCagattcctcctcctcctccggtTCCTAATCATTATTACCATGATTTTTCTTCTATGGCGGTGATGCCAAAGAATAATGGGGTGATTAGTGATAAGAAAGAATCGTCTACCACCATCAATTTTTCTTATCCCTCAGCTGGGAACTCCTTTGCGTCTTCCTTGACGGGTGATGCGACAGATAGTAAACAGCTATCGTCTTCATCAGCGTTTCAGATTCAGATTACCAATATGTCTCAGGTTTCATCAGCTGGAAAGCCTCCcctttcttcatcttccttgAAGAGGAAGTGTAGCTCTGAAAATCTGGGTTCTGGCAAGTGCAGTGGATCGTCTGGTCGGTGCCATTGCTCTAAGAAGAG AAAGTTGAGACTGAGGAGAGTGGTGAGGGTTCCAGCAATTAGCCTGAAGATGGCTGATATTCCACCAGATGATTACTCCTGGAGAAAATATGGACAAAAACCCATTAAAGGGTCTCCACATCCTAG AGGCTACTACAAGTGCAGTAGCGTCAGAGGTTGCCCAGCACGTAAGCATGTGGAGAGAGCTTTAGACGATCCATCAATGCTCGTTGTCACCTACGAAGGAGAGCACAGTCACACTCTCTCCATTGCAGAGACAACCAATCTCATCTTAGAATCCTCATAG
- the LOC110650117 gene encoding protein IRX15-LIKE-like — protein MKSNNNNTRLILLHPYIQKQGSSNRLWLLAFVSFFTIAFLVTLIYTRESLPTKSTTALASASTSSISPTTPLPTTVINTLLYYASRSNDSFHMSYSEIKPISDVLRRCSSPCNFLVFGLTHETLLWKALNHNGRTVFIEENRYYAAYFEELHPEVDVFDVQYTTKMGEFRELIASTRDQIRNECRPVQNLLFSECKLGINDLPNHVYEVDWDVILIDGPRGDGPEGPGRMTPIFTAGVLARSKKGGNGKTHIFVHDYYRDVEKVYGDEFLCRENLVEANDMLAHFVVEKMGENIFQFCSNQTSKSASSSSSQ, from the coding sequence ATGAAGAGCAATAACAATAACACAAGGCTTATTCTTCTTCACCCCTATATCCAAAAGCAAGGAAGCTCCAATCGCTTATGGCTCCTTGCCTTTGTCTCTTTCTTCACTATTGCCTTTCTTGTTACTCTTATCTACACTAGAGAGTCTTTGCCTACCAAATCCACCACTGCCTTGGCTTCTGCTTCCACATCCTCTATATCCCCCACCACACCATTGCCTACCACTGTCATCAATACTCTCCTCTACTATGCCTCAAGATCCAATGACAGTTTCCACATGTCTTACTCCGAAATCAAACCTATATCTGATGTCCTTAGAAGGTGTTCATCTCCATGTAACTTTCTCGTTTTTGGCCTAACACACGAAACCCTTCTCTGGAAAGCCCTAAACCACAATGGCCGCACAGTTTTCATCGAGGAAAACCGATACTACGCTGCCTATTTCGAAGAGTTACACCCTGAAGTTGATGTGTTTGATGTTCAATACACAACAAAAATGGGAGAATTCAGAGAACTCATAGCCTCCACTAGGGATCAAATACGCAACGAATGCAGGCCAGTTCAGAATCTACTCTTCTCAGAGTGTAAGCTTGGGATTAATGACTTGCCTAATCACGTTTATGAGGTGGATTGGGATGTGATATTGATCGATGGACCTCGAGGGGACGGACCAGAAGGGCCAGGGAGGATGACACCAATCTTCACAGCTGGAGTACTAGCAAGAAGCAAGAAAGGAGGAAATGGCAAGACCCATATATTTGTGCATGATTATTACAGAGATGTGGAGAAAGTATATGGGGATGAATTCTTATGCAGAGAGAACTTGGTGGAAGCTAATGACATGCTTGCTCATTTTGTGGTGGAGAAGATGGGTGAGAATATCTTCCAATTCTGCAGCAACCAGACATCAAAATCAGcttcttcttcatcatcccaATAA